A genomic region of Dickeya solani IPO 2222 contains the following coding sequences:
- a CDS encoding ABC transporter ATP-binding protein codes for MTAITSRELTLGYASQTIIDNLDIQLPKGKVSVLIGSNGCGKSTLLKSFARLLKPLKGAVILNGEDIHQQSTAAVARELAILPQMPDAPEGITVKQLVSLGRYPYQNWLQQWSEQDEAMVNQALRQTGTDMLAERPVDALSGGQRQRVWIAMTLAQDTEVVLLDEPTTFLDLAHQIEVLDLLRELNRQHGKTIIMVLHDLNLACRYADHMVAVHNRTAFAQGAPAAILDEALVKTVFNLDCRIVPDPFFHTPLCIPFGREKPREGADGIGPADDNHSQEIR; via the coding sequence ATGACCGCCATTACCAGCCGGGAACTGACCCTCGGCTATGCCAGCCAGACTATTATCGACAATCTGGATATCCAGTTGCCGAAGGGCAAAGTGTCGGTGCTGATTGGCAGCAACGGGTGCGGCAAAAGTACGCTGCTCAAATCCTTCGCCCGTTTGCTCAAACCGTTGAAAGGCGCGGTGATCCTCAATGGCGAGGATATCCACCAGCAGTCCACCGCCGCCGTGGCGCGCGAACTGGCGATTTTGCCGCAGATGCCGGATGCGCCGGAAGGTATTACCGTGAAACAGCTGGTCAGCCTGGGCCGCTATCCTTACCAGAACTGGCTACAGCAGTGGTCGGAGCAAGACGAGGCGATGGTGAATCAGGCGCTGCGCCAGACCGGCACCGACATGCTGGCGGAGCGACCGGTGGATGCGCTGTCCGGCGGCCAGCGCCAGCGGGTGTGGATCGCCATGACGCTGGCGCAGGACACCGAGGTGGTGCTGTTGGACGAACCCACCACCTTCCTCGATCTGGCGCATCAGATCGAGGTGTTGGATTTACTGCGTGAGTTGAATCGCCAGCACGGCAAAACCATCATTATGGTGCTGCACGACCTCAATCTGGCCTGCCGTTACGCCGACCACATGGTGGCGGTGCACAACCGCACCGCTTTCGCGCAGGGCGCGCCGGCTGCGATTCTGGATGAAGCGCTGGTTAAAACGGTGTTCAATCTGGACTGTCGGATCGTTCCCGACCCGTTTTTCCACACGCCATTGTGTATTCCGTTCGGGCGGGAGAAACCCCGCGAAGGGGCTGATGGCATAGGCCCGGCAGATGACAACCACAGTCAGGAAATACGATGA